The Thalassotalea agarivorans region GGACCAGATGGCGCACTCACGGTAATGGGAGCAGGTATTACTTCGCCTATTAAAGATGTCGGCGTGAGATTCAATAAACATGTTGATTGGCATATCAAAATAATTACAGATTTACCTAAGCACTATATTTGGCAACAAACATACACATATCGCACTAAACAGTGGCGATATACGGTATATAAAAATGGTGAGGAGGCGCTTTATGATCACGCCAATGACCCGCATGAGTGGACAAACTTAGCTGACCATAAAGATTACCAAACAATCAAAGCACAATTGGCTTTATCAGTTAAAACATTGATTAATAAAAATTATAACTAGAGACAACTATGTTTAAGCTTTCAGTATTAAAACAAACATTGATTTTTTTAATGGCATTGGTTTTGTCGCCGTTCTTGCATGCACAAAAATCACATCATGAAACCCAGTCACTTGATGGGCAATGGCAAATCATTTTTGATAAAGAAAATAATGGAAAGACGCAGCAACTATATAAAAATGCAAACTTCCTCGCACAGAAAAACATAAAACCTATCACTGTGCCTAGTGTTTGGGAACGCATAGAAAAAGACTATGAAGGCGTTGCCATATATCGAAAAGCATTCAAGGTGGATGCTGCATGGCAAGACAACATTGTGCACATAAATTTTGACGCGGTTAATTATCGTGCTGAAGTTTACCTTAATGACCACGTTGTTGGCGTTCATGAAGGCGGCTTTACCCCATTTTCATTTCGTATTGATAGTATGCTTCACTTTGATAAAGAAAATGTGATCACATTGCGCGTTGTAGGTCCTATTTTACTTGATACAGACAAAGTAATTGATGGTATGGGGGCAATGGAGACGCCACAGTGGCGAGGTGGTATTACCGGTGGCATATGGCAATCTGTACGTTTAATTGCAAGTAAAAAAACCTTTATTGACGATCTTTACGTTCACACTAATCTAGCAACAAATGAAACCAATGTAGCATTGGAAATCACTAATTTTGATGAGTTCTACAGCAAAGACACCGTCCGTATAGATATAGAAGAAGTAACATCAGGAAAAATCGTTGCAACACAGAAGCTCGACCGCTCTTTTCAACCAGGTAAGAATGCTGTCGCGACCACTATAAAAATCAAAAACCCTCAATATTGGTCTCCTGACTCGCCCTTTTTATACAAAGCCATAGTTACCCTAATACGAGACGGCGAAAAGAGTCATGCCGTTAGTGACCGATTTGGATATAGAGAATTTACAATCCAAGACAAACGTTTTTACTTGAATGGCAAAGAAACCTACGTAAAAGCGGTGTTTTTAGAAGGGGTTTATCCAGTAGGTGTGGCAACACCTATCGATTTAGCTATGGCACGAAAAGAAATCCAACTCGCCAAAGAAGCCGGTTTTAATATGATACGCCCGTGGCGAAGACCACCACAACCAGAGTGGTTAGACTTAGCCGACGAAATGGGCGTTATGGTGATTGGCTCGCCGGTATTGGAGTGTATGGATTTACCAGTAAACACGCCGGATCTTCCACGACGAGTAAACTTCGAAATTACTGAAACCATACGTAAAGACAGAAACCGTCCATCTATTGTGATGTGGGAGCTGTTTAATGAATTACGACGCCCTATCTTGAAACAAATGATGGCTGAAACGGCAATGCTTGCGCGCGACAACGATCCAAGCCGCTTGATCCTCGACGAGTCTGGTGGCTGGGCCTTTGGCGCTAAAGTATATCTACCTCACAGCCGAAAATTTGAACACTTCAATGATGTGCATACCTATCCAGGACCAAATATGACCAACCTTTGGTATGACAAATTTTTAGGTGTCGGCCATACCGCACAACAAAGGAAAGCGTTAGGCATTAAAGGCAAGCCTATTGGTCACAATGTCAAAGAAAATGTCACCAGTTTTGTTTCTGAGCTCGGTTATGGCAGTTACGTAGACTATACGCGTGTTAATGCGCAATTTGCTGAGCAAGGCAATCCCATTGTGCCAGCAACTCGCTATCACAAAAAGTTAGGGCAACAGTTAGAACAAACTATCACTACTGAATTATCTAACGTATATCAGTCGCCCACGGCCTTTTATCATGAACAGCAAGAAATTCATGCACTAGCTAACGCTAGAATGATTGAAGCGACACGGGCAAATGCCAATGTAACAGGCTACTGCGTCCATGCGCTTACTGGTGGTGATTGGATTATGGGCGCAGGAATTTTAGACTTGTGGCGAAATCCAAAAGAAGCCGTCTATGAAAAAACCAAAGCCGCGAATCAACCTCGTATTCTTTCCTTGCGCACGTTTCCACGAAATGCCTATGTTGGCAGCGCAATTAAACTGTCGGTGACGGGTATAAATGATTTAAGCGGATTAACGGCAACTTTGCATGTTGAAGTAACAGACGCCCATGGCAACGCCATTTGGCAACATAAAAAAGCTGTTGACTATCGCCGTCATGTATCTCAGTTAATGCAAGATGCTACAGATAAAATTATGCGCGCCGGCAAGTATTTAGTAACTGCTACCCTAAGTGAAAACGGTAAGACAATTACACAAAACACGATCGAATTCGATGTATTTGATTTACCTACTTTGAGTAAAAACCCGATTGCGATAGTCGACGAAACAGGCAGATTACGCCAGTATTTAACTGACCAAAATCAGGCAATTATCGGTTTTACTGACAATTTAGCCATAGACGTTCCAGTCATAGTTGCATTAAAACAAAACCAAGACTATCGAACGTTAAATCAACAATTACAAAGGTTTGCAGAGCGTGGCGGGCACGTGATTTACTTGCAATTTCCGTATCAACGTCCGAAATGGAACAGTGGCGTGCTAAGTCGAGGTTACAGCCAGTTCTTGCCTTTTGAAGTAGACATTAAAGCGTCGTCGGGACTATGGGCAGGCATGTCCCATGTTGTCGCCGAGCATCCCATTTTCGAGAAATTGCCACAAAACCAAGCGATGTACGGCGTATATGAAAACGTAAGAGCAAAAATGTCGATGGTGGGCATTGAACATGACCACATCGTAACTGTCGTTGCCAATGACAACTTTCCAGATATGACATTGATGAAACGACATTATGCTGGCCCTGGCGACGTATGGACGGGAACAGACATCACAAGCGTAAAGCTTGGCCGAGGAGAGATATGGTTAAACACACTAGAGTTGATACCTCATTTATCTCGTGATCCTGTCGCTGACATCATTACAAACAACTTAATTAACTATGTATTAAAACGCGTACAAAAATAAAAAGGCGGTCATATGCATTTAAAGAAAACAATAACAAGAAGAACATTACTTAAAGCATCTTTATCGCTTTCTGCTGGCGCGTGCTTAAGCTCAACTGGCCTAGTCAGCGTAGCAAATGCAACGGAGCTACTTTCTGATGGTAGCGGTGACTATAAAGCCTTGGTCTATATTTTACTTGCTGGTGGCAATGACGCGCATAACACCTTAGTTCCTATGGGGAGCAATGCGCTGCGTTCGCGCTATGAGCAACATCGTGGCAATGTCGCCATTAGTGAAGACGTTCTACACCCAATCAATGTTACAAAAGCCGCACCCATATACGGCGGTGGCGAGCAATCAACGTTTGGGTTACACCCAAGTTGTAGTGGCTTAGCCTCACTCTTTAACAATGGTGAGCTATCGTTTATTTGCAATACCGGCAATTTACTTGCACCGACATCTCGCCAGCAATTTTTAGACAAGTCGGTGGCGCTACCTCCTCAGTTGTTTTCTCATTCAGACCAACAGCGTCAGTTTCAAAGTGAACCCAGTGCACGATTTAACTATGGCTGGGGCGGAAAAGTCGCAGAGCTATTAAGTGCTCAAAACCCCGATCAAAATGTATCACCGCTAATTTCGCTGTCGGGGCTAAACACCTTCCAAGTTAGCGAAGGTGGTTCGCTTAATACCTTTACCCTTGGTTTAAATGGCATAGAGAACATTCGCGGCAATTCTGGTCACAATAAAACTATGCTAGACACGCTATTTTCTGAATCAAACAGCACTCGTCACTTGATGGCAGAAAAATACGCACAGACTTTTGGTAGCGTAAAGAAGGCGCAAGCGGTGATTAATGACGCCTTTGATGTTGCCGAAAGTAACGGCGTAGACTATGACCAGTTATTTGAAAATGCTGACACAAAATTAGGCAAGGCGCTTAAGACCATCGCCAAAATGATTGCAGGTAAACAATCAAACACCAACAAACGTCCTATTTACTACGTAACACTTAGCGGATTTGATACCCACCAAAACTTGTTATCGGACCAATCGTCACAACTTTATGACGTAGACCAAGCGATCACGGCATTTAAACAGGCGCTATCGGCACAAGGTGACTTTGATCAGGTCGTAACATTTATCGGTTCAGAATTTGGTCGCACATTGACGCCTAATGATAGCACTGAAGATGCCGGTACAGACCATGCTTGGGGAGGCATGGCAATGATTATGGGAGGTGCAATTAACGGCGGTCAATTATTTGGCGAACACCCCGATCTCAATGTAGGCCAGGGACTGGACGTAGATAGTGCACGAGGTAGATGGATACCAACTACACCAACAAGTTACATCAATGCTCACATTGCCCATTGGTTTGGTGTTGACAAAGCAGAGCTCGCAGACATTTTTCCGTCACTGAGCAACTTTGAAGACCCGTTTAGCGACGCACTAAATCTAGCATTATTTAAGGAGTAAGCCATGAAAAATTTAATAACTACAATCGCGCTGATGGCATTTGCTCTAAACCTTTCTGCTTGTGGCGGTAGTTCAGGAGAAGACACACCGCCACCAGCGCCGCCAATAGAGCCGCCAGCCAAGGTTATCCCGACAATTTCTATTGATATTGTTGAAGCAAATGCAATTGAAAAAAGTGGAAAAATTGCCAAGTTTAAGCTTTCTAGAGATTCGGGCGATGAAGCGATTTCTGTCGATTTCACCCTAAGTGATACAGCTGATGGTATTGCTGGTAATGAAGATATTGCAATGCTTTATAGCGACGGCGGTGAAGTCACAGATAGCTTGATGTTACTCGCTAATCAAAACAGCCGTGTAATAGAAGTTCATGCTAGCAAGGATAACCTCTTTGAAGTGGTTGAAACACTCACCGTTAAATTAAGCGCTAATGAGCAGTACCAACTTGCAAACGAGCACACAGTAGACATTACAGTAGCTGATGCGGAAAATATAAATGACAATGGTAAGGTGTTTTTGGGCTACTTTAGCGCCCAGTCTGGGGTATCAACGGTGGCTAGTGGTGTCGCTTCGCTTGTTGTGCAAGGAGACAATGAGCAAGCAACGCTTAGCTATTCCTTTGACAACTTGTCGACGGCACAGACAGATCAGCATATCCACCTAGCGCCTCATGGTGCCATGATAAAGGATATCGAACATAAAGGTTCGATTTCAAATTATGTGTGGGACCTTTCACCAAGTGGGCCATTTACCACAAAGCAACAATTAATCGATGCTTTATACGCTGGTGAACTTTACATAAATATTCACACCGCTAATTATCCCGAAGGTGAAATATATGCCACCTTCAATTATGACAATTCGGTACAACCACCGCAGCAATCGACCTTTACAGCAGCCGATTTAGAGCGTGATATTGTCCGTTTTCTAAACCAATCTACCTTTGGCGCAACACCGCAGGAAGTTGATGCACTAAAGGCGCAAATGGATGATTCTGGCAGCAACAGAATTCAGGTATACGACGCCTGGATTGAAAAACAATTTGCGCTAACGCCAACATCGATGCTCTCACTCACCGACGCTACCAATACACACTTTTCAGAGGAAGATGGTTGGCATGCAAGGCGAGATGCCTTCTGGCCTATTGCCGTGTATGCAGATGACCAACTAAGACACAGAATGGCCTTTGCATTAAGTGAAATACTAGTGATTGGCGATGAAGTTAACAAGATTAGAAATGCTCACCGTGGCGTTGCTAGCTATTGGGATATGCTTGCAGGCAATGCCTTTGGTCACTACACGGTGTTACTGGAAGATACCTCGCGTCACCCAATCATGGGCTTTTGGCTCAGTCATCTGAGAAATACTAAAGCCGACGCCGAGCAAGGCACCTTCCCTGATGAGAATTATGCTCGAGAAATTATGCAACTCTTTAGCTTTGGTCTTGTGCATAGGCAACAAAATGGCGGCATCAAGTTAAATGAAAGCAACTTACCTGCTCCAACATACGACAACGACACGATTAAAGCACTCGCGAGAGTTTTTACGGGTTTAAGTTTTAGCTACGTAACGTTAAATGACGAGAAAACTAAAAACCAATACTTTAATCGCTACCCTAGCGTCAAAGAAAACCAGTATCGCTGGATTGAACCCATGATATTCTTTGCAGAGCAGCATGATTTTGAGCAAAAAACCTTGTTTACCGATGGCAGTACTGCAATTGAAATTCCTGCTCGTGAAGCAAGCGTTGAAAATGCCGATCAAGAGCTTACGGAGGTTATTGAGTATATTGTAGCGCACAGCTCAACTGCGCCTATGATAGCTGAACAATTAATTAAGCGCTTTGTTACGTCAAACCCTAGCCCTGATTATATAGAACGCGTGGCCCAAGCTTTTGGCACAAAAGGCGACATGCGTGCAACGATTAAAGCTATTCTGCTCGATCCAGAAGCACGTAACCCTAGCGTGTTTTACTCTACAACGCACGGCAAAGTGAAAGAACCTGTCATTCGCTTTACTGCACTGATGCGTTTGCTAGAGGCATACTCCAGCATAACGCTATACGAGCAAGGTATAAACGCGTCTCAGCTCGCACAATTTGCAGACAATGCTACTCTGCTAAGAGTGGGTGATATAAACATTGGGCAGTATAGTTTAGGGGCAGACTCTGTATTTAACTTTTTCCAACCTGACTACACGCCACCTGGTGCGCTTGCTAATGCCTCACTTGTAGCGCCAGAACTGCAACTTATGACTGAAAGTCAATTAGTGTCTACCCTCAACGCTAGCTATCAATTAATCGATGCTGGTTTTGCTCGTTGGTCGTCATTTAACAAAAGTAGCTATAGCCAGCAGCAAGTTGCAGTAAAACTTTCTTATCATTATCTTAATGTGTTACATAGCCAGACGAGTGGCAGTGACCACGACAAAGCTAAGGCCGTGGTTGATCACTTAGATAGATATTTAAATGCCGGACAATTATCACAGCCTGATAATAGTGAAAGCTATCAAGCTATCATTGACGCCGTTGTTGCTACGTCCACTGTTAATGAAAAACTAAAATTAGCGGTCTACGGCGTATTTAATGCGCCTGAAAGTCTTGTGCAGCAATAAATGAGTACCAGTAAAATGAAATTCATAACGTCACTATCGTTAATCTTAGGCATACTCGCCTTTCAACCAGCCTACGCCTTGGTATCGTTAGCAAAAGTTATTGCT contains the following coding sequences:
- a CDS encoding glycoside hydrolase family 2 protein, whose protein sequence is MFKLSVLKQTLIFLMALVLSPFLHAQKSHHETQSLDGQWQIIFDKENNGKTQQLYKNANFLAQKNIKPITVPSVWERIEKDYEGVAIYRKAFKVDAAWQDNIVHINFDAVNYRAEVYLNDHVVGVHEGGFTPFSFRIDSMLHFDKENVITLRVVGPILLDTDKVIDGMGAMETPQWRGGITGGIWQSVRLIASKKTFIDDLYVHTNLATNETNVALEITNFDEFYSKDTVRIDIEEVTSGKIVATQKLDRSFQPGKNAVATTIKIKNPQYWSPDSPFLYKAIVTLIRDGEKSHAVSDRFGYREFTIQDKRFYLNGKETYVKAVFLEGVYPVGVATPIDLAMARKEIQLAKEAGFNMIRPWRRPPQPEWLDLADEMGVMVIGSPVLECMDLPVNTPDLPRRVNFEITETIRKDRNRPSIVMWELFNELRRPILKQMMAETAMLARDNDPSRLILDESGGWAFGAKVYLPHSRKFEHFNDVHTYPGPNMTNLWYDKFLGVGHTAQQRKALGIKGKPIGHNVKENVTSFVSELGYGSYVDYTRVNAQFAEQGNPIVPATRYHKKLGQQLEQTITTELSNVYQSPTAFYHEQQEIHALANARMIEATRANANVTGYCVHALTGGDWIMGAGILDLWRNPKEAVYEKTKAANQPRILSLRTFPRNAYVGSAIKLSVTGINDLSGLTATLHVEVTDAHGNAIWQHKKAVDYRRHVSQLMQDATDKIMRAGKYLVTATLSENGKTITQNTIEFDVFDLPTLSKNPIAIVDETGRLRQYLTDQNQAIIGFTDNLAIDVPVIVALKQNQDYRTLNQQLQRFAERGGHVIYLQFPYQRPKWNSGVLSRGYSQFLPFEVDIKASSGLWAGMSHVVAEHPIFEKLPQNQAMYGVYENVRAKMSMVGIEHDHIVTVVANDNFPDMTLMKRHYAGPGDVWTGTDITSVKLGRGEIWLNTLELIPHLSRDPVADIITNNLINYVLKRVQK
- a CDS encoding DUF1501 domain-containing protein, whose amino-acid sequence is MHLKKTITRRTLLKASLSLSAGACLSSTGLVSVANATELLSDGSGDYKALVYILLAGGNDAHNTLVPMGSNALRSRYEQHRGNVAISEDVLHPINVTKAAPIYGGGEQSTFGLHPSCSGLASLFNNGELSFICNTGNLLAPTSRQQFLDKSVALPPQLFSHSDQQRQFQSEPSARFNYGWGGKVAELLSAQNPDQNVSPLISLSGLNTFQVSEGGSLNTFTLGLNGIENIRGNSGHNKTMLDTLFSESNSTRHLMAEKYAQTFGSVKKAQAVINDAFDVAESNGVDYDQLFENADTKLGKALKTIAKMIAGKQSNTNKRPIYYVTLSGFDTHQNLLSDQSSQLYDVDQAITAFKQALSAQGDFDQVVTFIGSEFGRTLTPNDSTEDAGTDHAWGGMAMIMGGAINGGQLFGEHPDLNVGQGLDVDSARGRWIPTTPTSYINAHIAHWFGVDKAELADIFPSLSNFEDPFSDALNLALFKE
- a CDS encoding DUF1800 family protein — protein: MKNLITTIALMAFALNLSACGGSSGEDTPPPAPPIEPPAKVIPTISIDIVEANAIEKSGKIAKFKLSRDSGDEAISVDFTLSDTADGIAGNEDIAMLYSDGGEVTDSLMLLANQNSRVIEVHASKDNLFEVVETLTVKLSANEQYQLANEHTVDITVADAENINDNGKVFLGYFSAQSGVSTVASGVASLVVQGDNEQATLSYSFDNLSTAQTDQHIHLAPHGAMIKDIEHKGSISNYVWDLSPSGPFTTKQQLIDALYAGELYINIHTANYPEGEIYATFNYDNSVQPPQQSTFTAADLERDIVRFLNQSTFGATPQEVDALKAQMDDSGSNRIQVYDAWIEKQFALTPTSMLSLTDATNTHFSEEDGWHARRDAFWPIAVYADDQLRHRMAFALSEILVIGDEVNKIRNAHRGVASYWDMLAGNAFGHYTVLLEDTSRHPIMGFWLSHLRNTKADAEQGTFPDENYAREIMQLFSFGLVHRQQNGGIKLNESNLPAPTYDNDTIKALARVFTGLSFSYVTLNDEKTKNQYFNRYPSVKENQYRWIEPMIFFAEQHDFEQKTLFTDGSTAIEIPAREASVENADQELTEVIEYIVAHSSTAPMIAEQLIKRFVTSNPSPDYIERVAQAFGTKGDMRATIKAILLDPEARNPSVFYSTTHGKVKEPVIRFTALMRLLEAYSSITLYEQGINASQLAQFADNATLLRVGDINIGQYSLGADSVFNFFQPDYTPPGALANASLVAPELQLMTESQLVSTLNASYQLIDAGFARWSSFNKSSYSQQQVAVKLSYHYLNVLHSQTSGSDHDKAKAVVDHLDRYLNAGQLSQPDNSESYQAIIDAVVATSTVNEKLKLAVYGVFNAPESLVQQ